The sequence CAAAGGCCTACAGGTCTCCGACGATGAGTTTCAAGCGCTCAATATCAAACCCGGTAAGTTTCATGGCGATTGGAACTATACGCTTCTTCCTCGCTCTTAATCGGTAACTTAATTCTTGCCCATGCCTTAGTGACTCAGGTGCCAGGGACGTCCGCTACGCTGGTATTGCGGCGCAGGCGAAGCAGGTGGGGTCTCAGGGGCACGTCGTTGAACGACCTGCGGAGGTGTTCCACTTGTACGTTGCCGCTGGGCAGCACGCGAAGTTGGCATTAGTACCGGAGCCGAGAGTACGCGACTGGCGCTTGCATGACAGGATGGACACGGCACCGACGTAGTAGCTTCACGCACCG comes from Deltaproteobacteria bacterium and encodes:
- a CDS encoding zinc ribbon domain-containing protein, with the protein product MPIYEFSCRSCGLFEVQRSVREATTSVPCPSCHASASRVLSAPVLMPTSRAAQRQRTSGTPPQVVQRRAPETPPASPAPQYQRSGRPWHLSH